Proteins encoded together in one Triticum dicoccoides isolate Atlit2015 ecotype Zavitan chromosome 7B, WEW_v2.0, whole genome shotgun sequence window:
- the LOC119339929 gene encoding uncharacterized protein LOC119339929, whose translation MPCHHMLKVMDIFGYTEIPQQLIVKRWTRDAKDILPANLQIYQQDHAGSRTMTHRHTVLYCHAMELVRLGDACVESYQRGMQIIRDEIASLSEFEDKRDGLGLEDHPTITPSAIPDPQKEMREVACAEQGAQVETLAGLGAPEKKRTAGRPTNSHEKAPLEGLSKQTRFCSICNGKGHKKTTCPDGDLPKQPRKEVKCSNCDVAGHKRIPAPTLRVSSCKQRLQPTARGASPSTNKSESGVVNWSRAPSISWPCSGVTSVLVWKTDSDAFYQAQGTPPAPAEEEAVHLCWLLHWRRQDEA comes from the exons ATGCCGTGCCACCACATGTTGAAG GTCATGGACATTTTTGGTTATACGGAGATACCCCAACAATTGATCGTGAAGAGGTGGACAAGGGACGCGAAGGATATACTTCCAGCAAACCTGCAAATATACCAACAAGATCATGCTGGTAGCAGGACAATGACACATCGCCACACGGTGCTCTATTGTCATGCAATGGAGCTAGTCCGTCTCGGTGATGCATGCGTCGAGTCTTACCAGAGAGGAATGCAGATAATTAGGGACGAGATTGCTTCACTGTCTGAATTTGAGGACAAGAGAGACGGTTTAGGTTTGGAAGACCACCCCACAATTACTCCGTCTGCAATTCCTGACCCGCAAAAAGAAATGAGAGAGGTTGCTTGCGCAGAGCAAGGAGCACAAGTTGAAACTTTGGCTGGTTTGGGTGCACCCGAAAAGAAGAGGACCGCAGGGCGGCCAACAAATAGTCATGAAAAGGCACCATTAGAGGGGTTGAGTAAGCAAACGCGGTTTTGCAGCATTTGCAATGGGAAAGGCCATAAGAAGACGACCTGCCCAGACGGTGATTTGCCGAAGCAACCAAGGAAGGAAGTGAAGTGTAGCAACTGTGATGTGGCTGGTCACAAGAGAATACCTGCACCAACCCTAAGGGTGTCAAGCTGTAAACAGCGCCTGCAACCAACAGCTAGAG GCGCGAGTCCTAGTACCAACAAGAGTGAGAGTGGAGTTGTGAATTGGTCGAGAGCGCCCTCCATCAGCTGGCCATGCTCAGGTGTGACCTCAGTCTTGGTGTGGAAGACTGACAGCGATGCTTTCTATCAG gcccaaggaactccgcccgctcctgcagaagaagaagctgtacacctttgttggcttctGCATTGGAGGCGACAAGACGAAGCTTAA